Proteins found in one Zea mays cultivar B73 chromosome 1, Zm-B73-REFERENCE-NAM-5.0, whole genome shotgun sequence genomic segment:
- the LOC100191713 gene encoding uncharacterized protein LOC100191713, whose protein sequence is MAAASTSLPLGFSSHHRPTPRIRPQPQSQSQPLKAKPLNPLRFSLALTPATAKPRLAAMPDDVAVANFVEKDWSFLESAGANLQRALASGALSPASRVLALTPTASFVRSLLASSPCELLVAAHESMYVLAGVKEAHDEVRCFHLEGGGGGRGGGVVEAVPERFDDFDVVFVCYFPGMGVSAGALLKSLAKRCSKGARVVMFLDQGRQNFEQQRREHPDVVTSDLPSIAFLEKAASGNKYEITEFVDEPSFYLAVLQFQG, encoded by the exons atggccgccgcctccACCTCCCTTCCCCTTGGCTTCTCCTCTCACCACCGCCCAACTCCCAGAATCCGGCCGCAGCCCCAGTCCCAGTCGCAACCACTGAAGGCAAAACCCCTTAACCCCCTTCGCTTCAGCCTAGCCCTCACCCCGGCGACCGCGAAGCCCCGCCTCGCTGCGATGCCCGACGATGTCGCTGTCGCCAACTTCGTGGAGAAGGACTGGTCGTTCCTCGAGTCCGCGGGCGCAAACCTCCAGCGCGCTCTCGCGTCGGGGGCGCTCTCGCCGGCGTCGCGGGTGTTGGCATTGACGCCCACGGCGTCCTTCGTGAGGTCGCTCCTCGCGTCCTCGCCCTGCGAGCTACTGGTGGCCGCGCATGAGTCGATGTACGTGCTGGCAGGGGTCAAGGAGGCGCACGACGAGGTGAGGTGCTTCCACCTCGAGGGTGGGGGCGGCGGCAGAGGCGGCGGCGTGGTGGAGGCCGTGCCAGAGAGGTTCGACGACTTCGATGTTGTGTTCGTGTGCTACTTCCCTGGAATGGGAGTCTCCGCGGGGGCGCTCCTCAAATCGCTGGCCAAGAGGTGCTCAAAAG GTGCAAGAGTTGTCATGTTCTTAGATCAAGGCAGACAGAATTTTGAGCAACAACGGAGAGAGCATCCTGATGTTGTAACTTCGGATTTGCCCAGTATAGCCTTCCTGGAGAAGGCTGCATCTGGGAACAAGTATGAAATAACAGAGTTCGTTGACGAGCCTAGCTTTTACCTTGCTGTTTTGCAGTTTCAAGGATGA